From Manihot esculenta cultivar AM560-2 chromosome 18, M.esculenta_v8, whole genome shotgun sequence:
TTGATAATAATCCAAGGGAAGGGAGGAgtagtatttaatttaaattgaattaatttaatttaaattgaattaaattaatttaaaattttgatttgaatttttatttatttcaatttgattaaaattttaattttaaaatttttagttattttaattcgattcaattttaataaaataaaattaaaaaaattgaaccgaatcgattagtgataataatatattattttttataacataaaaagattaaacattaaaatatttcaattaaattttaaaatattaaaaataaagtgtaaaaaataaaaattttattaaaaaactcaatcaattaaactgaaccgaatcgaatttaatttctgtttaaaatcaatttaattgaatttttataaatattaaaattttaattcagtttaattttgaaccgaactgacTGAATACTCACCCTATCATGTatatattttatgtgaaaaataaaaaacggtcaattgcatttaaaatttttttagtaaaaataaaaataaatcttattATGATccttatttagaaaaataattgattttaaataaaaaataaatcttataaaattgttaaaaatttttataagaaataattttataactttaagactattccttttattctttattttttcttatttgttctaattttaaaattatttcttattttttaattagtaactgctctttaaaaaacttaatttaatttaatattgaccATTAAATTCAATGCATTTATAATTACTAACAAGaactttattatattattttattaacttttgaaAAAACCATcttaatttatgtaatttttaatgGCAAAAATTATGTaagatttagtttttaaatattataaaaatattaataatggttTTTTAATGAATGTGATAAAAATGATtgttatttataagaataaatatttatgtttaatgtacaaaataataagaatgatgtataaatctaaataataaaaataaatatttatgtttaatttaaaaataataaaaatatgaataaattaatttaatttgaatttattattaattttttaatataaaataatttaattgaattttctattacaattaaattgattctcgataaaaaaaaaatttatgaatagaaataaaatttaatttttttttacaagaaATGCATGCCAAATAAAGATATAATAATAtgggaaagggaaaaaaaaaattatatgtacaTAGGATCGCATATTTTCCATAGAATTGAAAATGTGAATTTGCTTGCAACTAGAATAAATGACCAAAAACTCTTTGGTGTTAGTTAATTAGCCTCAAGGTGCCTAATCGTGAAAGTTATAGCCAATGCTCACACAAGAAAATTCTTATTATGTGGACATGGAAGATATTTTCCCAATACAAAAGCTCTGCTGAAATTCCAATACAAGAGGAAATTAAATCTACAGTCCTCGCTTTCTTTTGTTGCTGGAACTAGTCCAAGTAATTGGATTTGGGTGTGCCAACTTGTCTTGCAGAGTTGTTCTATAAATAGGCTGTTGGTGATGCCAAATGCTTATGCAAACTGAAACTTCCTCAGTTGAAGAACCTGagctttcttttctttgcctGCTAGCCAAAGTCTAAAAGCCGTTATTATATCCTTAATTGTTGGTGGGTATATCTTTATAATGGAGAGCATTCCAACGTCACCCCTTCTTCAAATTCAACCCCCAACTTATGGGAATTTGATCACCATACTCAGCATTGATGGGGGTGGCATTAGAGGGATCGTTCCTGCTACAATTCTTGCTTACCTAGAAGCACAGTTTCAGGTATGCACATTTTATTAAGTCTATCAATGCATTATGCATCTAAAATGAATTCTTACAATCTTGCGAAACTGGGGCAGGAGCTGGATGGCGAGGATGCAAGACTTGCAGACTACTTCGATGTGATTGCAGGAACAGGCACAGGTGGTCTCATAACTGCAATGTTAACTGCTCCTAATCAACAAAATCGTCCTCTCTTCTCCGCCAAAGACATTAAGCTCTTCTATCTCCAGCACTGTCCGAGAATTTTTCCCCAGAAGAGGCAATCACACCTAATATTTTAGCaagcaatttgaatttttattgattaattatatgaaaaatttaataatatttggtTGCAATTTTCAGGGGCATATGTGGGTCGTTATGGAATAGATTTAAATCATTATTAGGACCCAGTTACGATGGAAAATACCTTCATAGACAAATAAAGCAGAAACTAGGGGAGGTCCGAGTGAATGAGGCATTGACAAATGTCGTGATCCCTTGCTTTGACATCAAGCGATTACAGCCCACCATTTTTTCAACTTATGAggtatctttctttttttcatggAAGGTATAGAGTTGTCTGAAAAATTATTAGCCTGACATGCAATCCACAATTAGATTGTACACAAATCCAGCATTAAAGTAACAAAGCAAGTTAATTAATTGCATCTTGTGAAAACATGGAAGATAATAGAAGACAATTTCATGCTTACGCAGGCAAAGAAGTCCCCATGCCTAAATGCTAAACTTTCAGACATATGCATTGGCACTTCGGCGGCTCCAACGTACCTTCCAGCTcactacttcaagaatcaagatCCGAAAGGAAATGTCAAAGAATTCCATCTCATTGATGGTGGTGTGGCTGCAAATAATCCGGTACATGAACATATGACTCTCACCACACAtattgtttattaaatttatcaatgAATCGGATTTAAATaagaatgatttttttttgcCAGACATTAGTTGCAATAACCCAAGTGACCAAACAAATATTCGATGAAAATCCTGATTTCTTTCCGGTTAAACCCATGGACTATGGGAGATTTGTTGTAATCTCAATAGGCACCGGCACACCAAAGATGGAGCAGAAATACAATGCTAAAATGGCAGCCAAATGGGGCACTTTAGGCTGGTTGCTTCATGGTGGTTCAGTTCCACTAGTGGATGTGTTCACTCAAGCAAGTGCAGATATGATTGATTTCCATATCTCCGTGGCATTTCAAGCACTTCATTCTGAAGCAAACTATTTGAGAATTCAAGTGAATTATTAAACCtctcatattttattaattttcttgatCATATCAAGTAATGagaatattaattaatcatttagtATGTAAATGAAAATCAGGAGGATACATTAACAGGAAGAGATTCTTCTGTTGATATTGCAACAAAAGAACAATTGGACAGACTGGTAATTATTGGTGAAAAGCTATTGATGAAACCGGTTTCCAGGGTGGATTACTTGGAGACAGGCATTTCTGAGCCAGTTCAAAATGGTGGGACTAATGCTGAGGCTCTTACCA
This genomic window contains:
- the LOC110606841 gene encoding patatin-like protein 2 — its product is MESIPTSPLLQIQPPTYGNLITILSIDGGGIRGIVPATILAYLEAQFQELDGEDARLADYFDVIAGTGTGGLITAMLTAPNQQNRPLFSAKDIKLFYLQHCPRIFPQKRGICGSLWNRFKSLLGPSYDGKYLHRQIKQKLGEVRVNEALTNVVIPCFDIKRLQPTIFSTYEAKKSPCLNAKLSDICIGTSAAPTYLPAHYFKNQDPKGNVKEFHLIDGGVAANNPTLVAITQVTKQIFDENPDFFPVKPMDYGRFVVISIGTGTPKMEQKYNAKMAAKWGTLGWLLHGGSVPLVDVFTQASADMIDFHISVAFQALHSEANYLRIQEDTLTGRDSSVDIATKEQLDRLVIIGEKLLMKPVSRVDYLETGISEPVQNGGTNAEALTKFAKMLSMEKRLREKNSPTATDI